A genome region from Pseudomonas helmanticensis includes the following:
- the clpS gene encoding ATP-dependent Clp protease adapter ClpS — MHAISQIRLTFNQDRPTLQKDHPEEHDDDSAGVAVQEAKPALQAPPMYKVVLFNDDYTPMDFVVEVLEVFFNLNRELATKVMLAVHTEGRAVCGVFTRDIAETKAMQVNQYARESQHPLLCEIEKDG; from the coding sequence ATGCATGCAATCAGCCAGATTCGACTAACATTCAATCAGGATCGCCCGACTCTCCAAAAGGATCACCCGGAGGAACACGACGACGATTCGGCGGGCGTTGCTGTTCAGGAAGCAAAGCCTGCATTACAGGCGCCGCCGATGTACAAGGTGGTTTTGTTCAACGATGACTACACACCGATGGATTTCGTCGTCGAAGTGCTCGAGGTGTTTTTTAACCTGAATCGCGAGCTGGCGACCAAGGTCATGCTGGCCGTCCACACAGAAGGACGGGCAGTATGTGGAGTGTTTACCCGCGACATCGCCGAGACAAAGGCCATGCAGGTCAACCAGTACGCCAGGGAAAGCCAGCATCCGCTACTCTGTGAAATCGAGAAGGACGGTTAA
- the icd gene encoding NADP-dependent isocitrate dehydrogenase: MGYKKIQVPAVGDKITVNADHSLNVPDNPIIPFIEGDGIGVDISPVMIKVVDAAVQKAYGGKRKISWMEVYAGEKATQVYDQDTWLPQETLDAVKDYVVSIKGPLTTPVGGGIRSLNVALRQQLDLYVCLRPVRWFEGVPSPVKKPGDVDMTIFRENSEDIYAGIEWKAGSPEATKVIKFLKEEMGVTKIRFDENCGIGVKPVSLEGTKRLARKALQYVVDNDRDSLTIVHKGNIMKFTEGAFKEWAYEVAAEEFGATLLDGGPWMQFKNPKTGKNVVVKDAIADAMLQQILLRPAEYDVIATLNLNGDYLSDALAAEVGGIGIAPGANLSDTVAMFEATHGTAPKYAGKDQVNPGSLILSAEMMLRHMGWTEAADLIIKGTNGAISAKTVTYDFERLMDGAKLVSSSGFGDALISHM; the protein is encoded by the coding sequence ATGGGTTACAAGAAGATTCAGGTTCCAGCCGTCGGCGACAAAATCACCGTCAATGCAGACCATTCTCTCAATGTTCCTGATAACCCGATCATCCCCTTCATCGAAGGTGACGGCATTGGTGTCGACATCAGCCCGGTGATGATCAAGGTTGTCGATGCTGCAGTTCAAAAGGCATACGGCGGTAAACGCAAGATTTCCTGGATGGAAGTCTACGCCGGGGAAAAAGCCACTCAGGTTTACGATCAGGACACCTGGCTGCCGCAGGAAACCCTCGACGCAGTCAAGGATTACGTGGTTTCCATCAAAGGCCCGCTGACCACGCCGGTCGGTGGCGGCATTCGTTCGCTGAACGTGGCCCTGCGTCAGCAACTCGACCTGTACGTCTGCCTGCGCCCGGTGCGCTGGTTCGAAGGCGTGCCGAGCCCGGTGAAAAAGCCTGGCGACGTCGACATGACCATCTTCCGCGAGAACTCCGAAGACATCTATGCCGGCATTGAGTGGAAGGCCGGTTCGCCGGAAGCCACCAAGGTCATCAAATTCCTTAAAGAAGAAATGGGCGTCACCAAGATCCGTTTCGACGAAAACTGCGGCATCGGTGTCAAGCCGGTTTCGCTGGAAGGCACCAAGCGCCTGGCACGCAAGGCCCTGCAATATGTGGTCGACAATGACCGCGATTCACTGACCATCGTGCACAAAGGCAACATCATGAAGTTCACCGAAGGTGCCTTCAAAGAGTGGGCCTACGAAGTGGCCGCCGAAGAATTCGGCGCGACCCTGCTCGACGGCGGCCCGTGGATGCAGTTCAAGAACCCGAAAACCGGCAAGAATGTTGTGGTCAAGGATGCCATCGCCGACGCCATGCTCCAGCAGATCCTGCTGCGCCCGGCCGAATACGATGTGATCGCCACCCTCAACCTGAACGGCGATTATCTTTCTGACGCCTTGGCCGCAGAAGTGGGCGGTATCGGTATCGCGCCGGGCGCCAACCTGTCCGATACCGTGGCCATGTTCGAAGCGACCCACGGTACCGCGCCGAAGTACGCCGGCAAGGATCAGGTCAACCCGGGTTCGCTGATTCTCTCGGCAGAAATGATGCTGCGCCACATGGGCTGGACGGAAGCGGCGGATCTGATCATCAAGGGCACCAACGGCGCGATCTCGGCCAAGACAGTGACCTATGACTTCGAACGTCTGATGGACGGCGCCAAACTGGTTTCCTCTTCAGGCTTCGGCGATGCGCTGATCTCGCACATGTAA
- the purB gene encoding adenylosuccinate lyase → MQLSSLTAVSPVDGRYAGKTQALRPIFSEYGLIRARVLVEVRWLQRLAAHAGIPEVPAFSAEANAVLNELAENFSLEHAERVKEIERTTNHDVKAIEYLLKEQAAKLPELANVSEFIHFACTSEDINNLSHALMLREGRDDVMLPLMRQTAEAIRELAIRFADVPMLSRTHGQPASPTTLGKELANVVYRLERQIAQVAAVPLLGKINGAVGNYNAHLSAYPQIDWEANARAFIEDELGLGFNPYTTQIEPHDYIAELFDAIARFNTILIDFDRDIWGYISLGYFKQRTIAGEIGSSTMPHKVNPIDFENSEGNLGIANALFQHLASKLPISRWQRDLTDSTVLRNLGVGFAHSVIAYEASLKGISKLELNAQKIAADLDACWEVLAEPIQTVMRRYNIENPYEKLKELTRGKGISPEALQTFIDGLDMPAEAKAELKQLTPANYIGNAVAQAKRI, encoded by the coding sequence ATGCAGCTTTCTTCGCTCACTGCGGTTTCCCCTGTTGACGGCCGCTACGCCGGCAAAACCCAGGCCCTGCGCCCGATTTTCAGCGAGTACGGCCTGATCCGTGCCCGTGTTCTGGTTGAAGTGCGCTGGCTCCAGCGTCTGGCCGCCCACGCTGGTATCCCTGAAGTGCCAGCCTTCTCCGCCGAGGCCAACGCCGTTCTCAATGAACTGGCTGAAAACTTCTCGCTGGAGCACGCCGAGCGCGTCAAAGAGATCGAGCGCACCACCAACCACGACGTCAAGGCGATCGAATACCTGCTCAAAGAGCAGGCGGCCAAGCTGCCGGAGCTGGCCAATGTCAGCGAGTTCATCCACTTTGCCTGCACCAGCGAAGACATCAACAACCTGTCCCACGCCCTGATGCTGCGCGAAGGCCGTGACGACGTGATGCTGCCGCTGATGCGCCAGACTGCCGAAGCCATCCGCGAACTGGCGATCCGTTTCGCTGACGTGCCGATGCTGTCGCGCACTCACGGCCAACCAGCCTCGCCGACCACTCTGGGCAAAGAGCTGGCGAACGTGGTTTACCGTCTTGAGCGTCAAATTGCTCAAGTCGCTGCCGTTCCGCTGCTGGGCAAGATCAACGGCGCTGTCGGCAACTACAACGCACACCTGTCGGCCTACCCGCAGATCGACTGGGAAGCCAACGCCCGCGCCTTCATCGAAGACGAGCTGGGCCTGGGCTTCAACCCGTACACCACGCAGATCGAACCGCACGACTACATCGCCGAGCTGTTCGACGCGATCGCGCGCTTCAACACCATCCTGATCGACTTCGACCGCGACATCTGGGGCTACATCTCCCTGGGTTATTTCAAGCAGCGCACCATCGCTGGCGAAATCGGTTCGTCGACCATGCCGCACAAGGTCAACCCGATCGACTTCGAAAACTCCGAAGGCAATCTGGGCATCGCCAACGCACTGTTCCAGCACCTGGCGAGCAAACTGCCAATCTCCCGCTGGCAGCGCGACCTGACCGACTCCACCGTACTGCGCAACCTCGGTGTCGGCTTCGCCCACAGCGTTATCGCGTACGAAGCCAGCCTCAAAGGCATCAGCAAGCTTGAGCTGAACGCTCAGAAGATTGCTGCCGACCTCGACGCTTGCTGGGAAGTATTGGCTGAGCCGATCCAGACCGTGATGCGCCGTTACAACATCGAAAACCCGTACGAGAAGCTGAAAGAACTGACTCGCGGCAAGGGCATCAGCCCTGAAGCGTTGCAGACTTTCATCGATGGTCTGGACATGCCTGCCGAAGCGAAAGCCGAGCTCAAGCAACTGACCCCGGCCAACTACATCGGCAACGCTGTAGCGCAAGCCAAACGTATCTGA
- a CDS encoding NADP-dependent isocitrate dehydrogenase: protein MPTRSKIIYTFTDEAPALATYSLLPIIEAYTASADIAVETRDISLAARILASFPEQLGDKAVADHLAELGDLAVTPEANIIKLPNISASVPQLQAAIKELQAQGYNLPDYPETVTSDADKDAKARYDKIKGSAVNPVLREGNSDRRAPLSVKNYARKHPHKMGAWAKDSKSHVAHMSTGDFYGSEKAALIDAADAVKIELIAKDGTATVLKEKTTVQAGEILDCAVMSKNALRAFIAAEIDSAKAQGVLLSVHLKATMMKVSDPIMFGQIVAEFYKDALTKHAAVLAEIGFNLNNGIGDLYARIKALPAEQQAQIEADMAAVYAARPSLAMVNSDKGITNLHVPSDVIVDASMPAMIRDSGKMWGTDGQLHDTKAVIPDRCYATIYQAVIEDCKANGAFDPTTMGSVPNVGLMAKKAEEYGSHDKTFQIKADGVVRVTDSKGTLLMEQAVEAGDIFRMCQTKDAPIQDWVKLAVNRARASSTPAIFWLDPMRAHDGVVIEKVQAYLKDHDTAGLDIQIMAPVDAMKFTLQRTREGKDTISVTGNVLRDYLTDLFPIMELGTSAKMLSIVPLMNGGGLFETGAGGSAPKHVQQLVEENFLRWDSLGEFLALAASLEHLGVNYNNPKALVLSKTLDQATGQFLDNNKSPSRKVGNIDNRGSHFYLAMYWAQALAAQTEDAALQAQFATLAKTLTENEATIVAELNAVQGKPVDIGGYYHANAELISKAMRPSATLNAAIAALV from the coding sequence ATGCCCACCCGCTCGAAGATCATCTATACCTTCACCGACGAAGCTCCTGCCCTCGCCACCTATTCCCTGCTGCCGATCATCGAGGCTTACACCGCCTCGGCCGATATCGCCGTGGAAACCCGCGATATCTCTCTTGCAGCACGCATCCTGGCAAGCTTCCCCGAGCAACTGGGCGACAAAGCCGTTGCCGACCACCTCGCCGAACTGGGCGACCTGGCCGTTACGCCTGAAGCCAACATCATCAAGCTGCCGAACATCAGCGCTTCGGTTCCACAGCTGCAAGCCGCGATCAAAGAGCTGCAAGCTCAGGGTTACAACCTGCCGGACTACCCGGAAACCGTAACCAGCGACGCCGACAAAGACGCCAAGGCGCGTTACGACAAGATCAAGGGCAGCGCCGTGAACCCGGTTCTGCGCGAAGGCAACTCCGACCGTCGTGCACCGCTGTCGGTGAAGAACTACGCGCGCAAGCACCCGCACAAAATGGGCGCCTGGGCCAAAGACTCCAAGTCCCACGTCGCTCACATGAGCACCGGCGATTTCTACGGCAGCGAAAAAGCTGCCCTGATCGACGCCGCTGACGCTGTGAAGATCGAGCTGATCGCCAAAGACGGCACTGCGACCGTTCTGAAAGAAAAAACCACCGTTCAGGCTGGCGAGATCCTCGACTGCGCCGTGATGAGCAAAAACGCCCTGCGCGCGTTCATCGCTGCTGAAATCGACAGCGCCAAGGCCCAAGGCGTGTTGCTGTCGGTTCACTTGAAAGCGACCATGATGAAGGTCTCCGACCCGATCATGTTCGGCCAGATCGTTGCCGAGTTCTATAAAGACGCTCTGACCAAGCACGCAGCCGTGCTGGCCGAGATCGGCTTCAACCTGAACAACGGCATCGGCGATCTGTACGCGCGCATCAAGGCCCTGCCGGCCGAGCAGCAAGCGCAGATCGAAGCTGACATGGCGGCGGTCTATGCTGCTCGCCCATCGCTGGCGATGGTCAACTCCGACAAAGGCATCACCAACCTGCACGTGCCGAGCGACGTTATCGTCGACGCCTCGATGCCAGCGATGATCCGTGACTCCGGCAAAATGTGGGGCACCGACGGTCAGCTGCACGACACCAAGGCTGTGATCCCGGATCGTTGCTACGCAACCATCTACCAGGCGGTGATCGAAGACTGCAAAGCCAATGGCGCTTTCGACCCGACCACCATGGGCAGCGTGCCAAACGTTGGCCTGATGGCGAAGAAAGCCGAAGAGTACGGCTCGCACGACAAGACCTTCCAGATCAAGGCTGACGGCGTGGTTCGCGTGACCGACAGCAAAGGCACCCTGCTGATGGAACAGGCTGTTGAAGCCGGCGACATCTTCCGCATGTGCCAGACCAAAGACGCGCCGATCCAGGACTGGGTCAAACTGGCCGTCAACCGTGCTCGCGCCAGCAGCACGCCAGCGATCTTCTGGCTCGACCCGATGCGCGCTCACGACGGCGTAGTGATCGAGAAAGTTCAGGCGTACCTGAAGGATCACGACACGGCCGGTCTGGACATCCAGATCATGGCGCCGGTCGACGCAATGAAGTTCACCCTGCAGCGCACCCGCGAAGGCAAGGACACCATTTCGGTGACCGGCAACGTACTGCGCGACTACCTGACTGACCTGTTCCCGATCATGGAACTGGGCACCAGCGCCAAAATGCTGTCGATCGTGCCGCTGATGAACGGCGGCGGCCTGTTCGAAACCGGCGCCGGCGGTTCGGCTCCGAAGCACGTGCAGCAACTGGTTGAAGAGAACTTCCTGCGCTGGGATTCGCTGGGCGAGTTCCTCGCACTGGCAGCGTCCCTTGAGCACTTGGGCGTGAACTACAACAACCCGAAAGCACTGGTGCTGTCGAAGACTCTGGATCAGGCCACTGGCCAGTTCCTCGACAACAACAAGTCGCCATCCCGCAAAGTCGGCAACATCGACAACCGCGGCAGCCACTTCTATCTGGCAATGTACTGGGCTCAGGCTTTGGCCGCCCAGACTGAAGACGCTGCACTGCAAGCGCAGTTCGCGACGCTGGCAAAAACCCTGACCGAGAACGAGGCAACCATCGTTGCCGAGCTCAACGCCGTTCAGGGCAAGCCAGTCGACATCGGCGGTTACTACCACGCCAATGCCGAGCTGATCAGCAAGGCCATGCGCCCAAGCGCAACCCTCAACGCGGCGATTGCTGCGCTGGTTTAA
- a CDS encoding GNAT family N-acetyltransferase, giving the protein MNKIRVRVADWQKDIAEIRRIRETVFIAEQSVPPELEWDADDATAVHFLAFEGDFPIGTARLLPDGHIGRVSVLKDWRGMKVGDALMQAVIAEAEARGLKQQMLSAQVQATAFYERLGFSLVSEEFLEAGIPHVDMVRHSA; this is encoded by the coding sequence ATGAATAAGATTCGCGTACGTGTCGCAGATTGGCAGAAGGACATCGCCGAAATCCGGCGCATTCGTGAAACGGTGTTCATCGCCGAACAATCGGTGCCACCCGAGCTTGAATGGGACGCGGATGACGCGACCGCCGTGCATTTCCTGGCGTTTGAAGGCGACTTTCCGATCGGCACTGCACGCCTGCTGCCGGATGGGCACATCGGCCGGGTTTCGGTGCTGAAAGACTGGCGCGGGATGAAGGTCGGTGATGCGCTGATGCAAGCGGTTATCGCTGAAGCAGAAGCGCGCGGCCTGAAGCAGCAGATGCTCAGCGCGCAAGTGCAGGCCACGGCGTTCTACGAGCGCCTGGGTTTCAGCCTGGTCAGTGAGGAGTTCCTGGAAGCAGGGATTCCGCATGTCGATATGGTTCGTCATTCGGCCTGA
- the mnmA gene encoding tRNA 2-thiouridine(34) synthase MnmA, with product MRDPAPSDTSKKRVIVGMSGGVDSSVSALLLIEQGYEVEGLFMKNWEEDDGTEYCTAMDDLADAQAVCDKIGIKLHTANFAAEYWDNVFEHFLAEYKAGRTPNPDILCNREIKFKAFLDYAMMLGADLIATGHYVRRRDIDGRTELLKGLDPNKDQSYFLHAVGGEQIAKTLFPVGELEKPEVRKIAEKYELATAKKKDSTGICFIGERRFSDFLKQYLPAQPGEIKTTEGEVIGRHHGLMYHTIGQRQGLGIGGLKDAGDEPWYVLRKDLDTNELIVGQGNNHPWLFSGALLASEIYWVNPIDLSQPLRLTAKVRYRQSDQACILEKTASGYRAVFDEPQRAVTPGQSVVFYDGEICLGGGVIEVAEPWSGQA from the coding sequence ATGCGTGATCCAGCCCCTTCTGACACATCCAAGAAGCGCGTCATTGTCGGCATGTCCGGCGGCGTGGACTCTTCCGTTTCCGCTCTCCTGCTGATCGAGCAGGGTTACGAGGTGGAAGGCCTGTTCATGAAGAACTGGGAAGAAGACGACGGAACGGAATACTGCACCGCCATGGACGACCTGGCGGATGCCCAGGCTGTCTGCGACAAAATCGGCATCAAGCTGCACACCGCCAACTTTGCCGCCGAGTACTGGGACAACGTGTTCGAGCACTTCCTGGCCGAATACAAGGCCGGGCGCACGCCGAACCCGGACATCCTGTGTAACCGCGAAATCAAGTTCAAGGCGTTCCTCGACTACGCCATGATGCTCGGCGCCGACCTGATCGCCACCGGCCATTACGTGCGCCGCCGTGACATCGACGGCCGTACCGAACTGCTCAAAGGCCTCGACCCGAACAAGGATCAGAGCTACTTCCTGCACGCCGTCGGCGGCGAACAGATCGCCAAGACCCTGTTCCCGGTCGGCGAACTGGAAAAGCCCGAAGTTCGCAAAATTGCCGAAAAATACGAACTGGCGACCGCCAAGAAGAAGGATTCCACCGGGATCTGCTTTATCGGCGAACGTCGTTTCAGCGACTTCCTCAAGCAATACCTGCCGGCACAACCGGGCGAGATCAAAACCACCGAAGGCGAAGTCATCGGCCGTCACCACGGTTTGATGTACCACACCATCGGCCAGCGTCAGGGCCTCGGCATCGGCGGTTTGAAAGACGCTGGCGATGAGCCGTGGTACGTGCTGCGCAAGGATCTCGACACCAACGAGCTGATCGTCGGCCAAGGCAACAACCATCCGTGGTTGTTCTCCGGTGCCCTGCTCGCTTCGGAAATCTATTGGGTCAACCCGATCGACCTGAGCCAGCCGCTGCGCCTCACTGCCAAGGTTCGCTATCGCCAGAGCGATCAGGCCTGCATTCTGGAAAAAACCGCCAGCGGCTACCGCGCTGTGTTCGACGAGCCGCAACGCGCGGTGACGCCGGGCCAGTCCGTGGTGTTCTATGACGGTGAAATCTGCCTCGGCGGCGGCGTGATCGAAGTCGCCGAGCCGTGGAGCGGCCAGGCATGA
- the hflD gene encoding high frequency lysogenization protein HflD codes for MSPTQEQLTALGGVFLAAVLVDRIAKTGQTSEAGLTCMLGSLLVRDPKDTLDVYGGDDLNLREGYRALIGALERDPSTLQREPLRYALSMLGLERQLAKRNDMLDTIGKRLPQIQSQVEHFGPAHENVVAACGALYQDTLSTLRQRIQVHGDMRNLQQPSNASKIRALLLAGIRSARLWRQLGGHRWQLVISRRKLLKELYPLMRSE; via the coding sequence ATGAGCCCGACTCAGGAACAACTGACGGCGCTCGGCGGGGTATTTCTCGCCGCCGTGCTGGTCGACCGGATCGCCAAGACCGGGCAGACCAGCGAAGCCGGCCTGACCTGCATGCTCGGCAGCCTGCTGGTGCGCGACCCGAAAGACACGCTGGACGTCTATGGCGGCGATGACCTCAATCTGCGCGAGGGTTACCGCGCGCTGATCGGGGCACTGGAACGCGACCCGAGCACTCTGCAGCGCGAGCCACTGCGCTACGCCCTGTCGATGCTCGGCCTCGAGCGGCAACTGGCCAAGCGCAACGACATGCTCGACACCATCGGCAAACGTCTGCCGCAGATTCAGTCGCAGGTCGAGCATTTCGGCCCGGCCCATGAAAACGTGGTTGCGGCTTGCGGAGCTCTGTATCAGGACACCCTGAGTACCCTGCGCCAACGCATTCAGGTGCACGGCGACATGCGCAACCTGCAGCAACCGAGCAACGCCTCGAAAATTCGCGCCCTGCTCCTCGCCGGCATTCGTTCGGCGCGCCTGTGGCGGCAGCTCGGCGGCCATCGCTGGCAGTTGGTGATCAGCCGGCGCAAGCTGCTCAAAGAGCTGTATCCGTTGATGCGCAGCGAGTAA
- a CDS encoding cupin domain-containing protein, whose product MNSDIPLQLLGGITAREFLRDYWQKKPLLIRQAIPDFESPIDADELAGLALEEEVESRLVIEHGERPWELRRGPFAEDEFSKLPEKEWTLLVQAVDQFVPEVSELLENFRFLPSWRVDDVMISFAAPGGSVGPHFDNYDVFLLQGHGKRNWKIGQMCDSESPLLQHADLRILAEFHETEEWVLEPGDMLYLPPRLAHCGVAVDNCMTYSVGFRAPSASEVLTHFTDFLSQFLTDEERYTDADAQPAADPHQIQHDALDRLKSLLAEHMSDERLLLTWFGQYMTEPRYPELVVGPEEVEEEDFLSALQDGAILIRNPSARLAWSEVDDDLLLFASGQSRYLPGKLRELLKLICAADALHTDNLGEWLNDEDGRGLLCELVKQGSLGFADE is encoded by the coding sequence ATGAATTCCGATATTCCTCTTCAACTTCTGGGCGGCATCACGGCGCGCGAATTCCTGCGCGACTACTGGCAGAAAAAGCCACTGTTGATCCGTCAGGCAATTCCTGACTTCGAAAGCCCGATCGACGCCGACGAACTGGCCGGCCTGGCCCTGGAAGAAGAAGTCGAATCGCGTCTGGTGATCGAGCACGGCGAGCGCCCATGGGAACTGCGTCGCGGCCCGTTCGCTGAAGACGAGTTCAGCAAACTGCCAGAAAAAGAGTGGACCCTGCTGGTACAAGCGGTTGACCAATTCGTCCCGGAAGTCAGCGAGCTGCTGGAAAACTTCCGCTTCCTGCCGAGCTGGCGCGTCGACGACGTGATGATCAGCTTCGCCGCCCCGGGTGGCAGCGTCGGTCCGCACTTCGACAACTACGACGTGTTCCTGCTGCAAGGCCACGGCAAGCGCAACTGGAAAATCGGCCAGATGTGCGATTCCGAGAGCCCGCTGCTGCAACACGCCGATCTGCGCATCCTCGCTGAATTCCACGAGACCGAAGAGTGGGTGCTGGAACCGGGCGACATGCTCTACCTGCCGCCGCGCCTGGCTCACTGCGGTGTCGCGGTCGACAATTGCATGACCTACTCGGTCGGTTTCCGTGCGCCGAGCGCTTCCGAAGTGCTGACCCACTTCACCGACTTCCTCAGCCAGTTCCTGACTGACGAAGAGCGCTACACCGATGCCGACGCGCAACCGGCAGCCGATCCGCATCAGATTCAGCACGATGCGCTGGACCGCCTGAAAAGCCTGCTCGCCGAACACATGAGCGACGAGCGCCTGCTGCTGACCTGGTTCGGCCAGTACATGACCGAGCCGCGCTATCCGGAGCTGGTGGTTGGCCCGGAAGAAGTCGAAGAAGAAGACTTCCTCAGCGCTCTGCAGGATGGCGCGATCTTGATCCGCAACCCGAGCGCGCGCCTGGCCTGGTCGGAAGTCGATGACGACCTGCTGCTGTTCGCCAGCGGCCAGAGCCGTTACCTGCCGGGCAAACTGCGCGAGCTGCTGAAACTGATCTGCGCCGCTGACGCCCTGCACACCGATAACCTCGGTGAGTGGCTGAACGACGAAGACGGTCGCGGCCTGCTGTGCGAGCTGGTCAAGCAAGGCAGCCTGGGGTTCGCGGATGAATAA
- a CDS encoding NUDIX hydrolase codes for MDWLPHITVATIVEDNGRFLMVEEHKAGRNVLNQPAGHLDPDETLIEAAVRETLEETGWDVEPTGVIGIYLYTAPSNGVTYQRVCFSAKAVKHHPDYQLDDGIVGAKWLTRDELIAQRDHWRSELIIRCIDDYLAGNHFGLELIRPSL; via the coding sequence ATGGATTGGCTCCCCCACATCACCGTTGCCACCATCGTCGAGGACAACGGTCGTTTCCTGATGGTCGAAGAACACAAGGCCGGGCGTAACGTGCTCAACCAACCCGCCGGCCATCTCGACCCGGACGAAACCCTGATCGAAGCTGCCGTGCGTGAAACCCTCGAAGAAACCGGCTGGGACGTCGAACCCACCGGCGTCATCGGCATTTACCTGTACACCGCACCGAGCAACGGCGTGACCTACCAGCGCGTGTGTTTCAGCGCCAAAGCCGTCAAACATCACCCGGATTACCAGCTCGACGACGGCATCGTCGGCGCCAAGTGGCTGACCCGCGACGAATTAATCGCCCAGCGCGACCACTGGCGCAGTGAGCTGATCATCCGTTGCATCGACGATTATCTGGCGGGCAATCACTTCGGCCTCGAACTGATCCGCCCTTCTCTTTAG
- a CDS encoding cold shock domain-containing protein has protein sequence MAVGKVKWFNNAKGFGFINTDAREGRDEDGKEIDFFAHYSAIEMDGYKTLKAGQAVVFNIVQGPKGLHAVGINAVIEKPSSAAEGAAVGAAAAAAAATAKAMS, from the coding sequence ATGGCTGTCGGCAAGGTGAAATGGTTCAACAATGCCAAGGGATTCGGCTTTATCAATACCGACGCCCGCGAAGGCCGCGACGAGGACGGGAAAGAGATCGACTTCTTTGCCCATTACTCCGCCATTGAAATGGACGGGTATAAAACCCTCAAGGCAGGACAAGCCGTGGTTTTCAATATTGTTCAAGGCCCCAAAGGACTGCATGCGGTCGGCATCAATGCTGTCATCGAGAAACCATCCAGTGCCGCTGAAGGCGCGGCTGTCGGCGCCGCTGCTGCTGCCGCTGCCGCGACTGCCAAAGCGATGAGCTGA